In Alphaproteobacteria bacterium, the genomic window GGACGTTCACGACGTGAGGGCGCACGATTTCGCGCACCTCGTCTTGATTGATCTTTTCCCCGTGCTGAGTCGACACCACAATCGATGTGGCGCGCGCCGGTTTGCCGTCGCGGTATTCGAGCGTCACCTGGCTCTTGGCGTCAGGGCCGAGGTTCGGCTCGGCGCCGGAATGTCGCGCCTCCGCGAGCGAGCGAAGAATCGAGTGGGCGAAGTGAATGGGGGCGGGCATCAACGCGTCCGTTTCGCGGCATGCATAGCCGAACATGATACCTTGGTCGCCTGCACCCTCATCCTTGTTGCCAACGGCGTCGACCCCTTGCGCGATGTCGGCCGACTGGGCGTGGACGTGTACTTGCACGTCCGCCTTGCGCCAATGGAAGCCCGATTGCTCGTACCCGATTTCCTTCACACAGCGCCGTGCGACTTCCTCGAGGGACTGCTTCGTAATACTCGCGGGGCCGCGCACTTCGCCGGCCAGCACGATGAGATTCGTCGTGACCAGCGTCTCGCACGCAACGCGGGAATAGGGATCGGCCGAAAGAAACGTATCGACGACCGCATCGGAGATTCGATCGCAAACCTTGTCCGGATGTCCTTCCGACACGGACTCGCTGGTAAAAAGAAAATCGCGCAGGACCACGGCCGTTCTCCCCGGGATTTAATATGTGGAGACCGCAGGCCAGTGCCGGGCTCGGCTCTTCCAAGAGGCCGCCAGCCCACCCGCGGGCGCGGTCTTGTCGCAAGCTTTAGCGGTGCAGTCAAGCGCCACGGTGCGGACCCCGACCCGAGGGCCTTCAGGGCCGCCGCACGGGCGCTCTTCTTGCCGCCATGGCCATTCGACACGCTTGAACTCGGATTTCGTCGCCGTGTCAGGCGATGTCGCCGGCGCGTGCGAGCGCTTTTGCGAGCTCGAACACCTTCTTTCGAACGCTCGAGTCCGAGATCCGATAATAGGCCCGCACCAGTTCGAGCGTTTCGCGCTTGGCCATCGGATCGAGGTCGACCATCTCGGCGTCTTCGCCGTCATGGGGGTGTTCGGTCGGCGGACCCGCATCGAGCGGCATATCGTCGAAAAAAAACGACAC contains:
- the metK gene encoding methionine adenosyltransferase, with amino-acid sequence MVLRDFLFTSESVSEGHPDKVCDRISDAVVDTFLSADPYSRVACETLVTTNLIVLAGEVRGPASITKQSLEEVARRCVKEIGYEQSGFHWRKADVQVHVHAQSADIAQGVDAVGNKDEGAGDQGIMFGYACRETDALMPAPIHFAHSILRSLAEARHSGAEPNLGPDAKSQVTLEYRDGKPARATSIVVSTQHGEKINQDEVREIVRPHVVNVLPQGWMCPEAEFYVNPTGRFVIGGPDGDAGLTGRKIIVDTYGGAAPHGGGAFSGKDPTKVDRSAAYAARYLAKNVVAAGLAEQCTIQLSYAIGVARPLSVYVNTNGTGRADEAKIVKTLCEMVDLSPRGIREHLTLNKPIYARTAAYGHFGRSPEPDGGFSWEKTDLVPELKRAFNLNGT